The Carassius carassius chromosome 9, fCarCar2.1, whole genome shotgun sequence genome includes a region encoding these proteins:
- the LOC132149709 gene encoding major histocompatibility complex class I-related gene protein-like, whose protein sequence is MQSAVLLLLVVHLAYARKHTLQYLYTSISGDDGVFTTVGLVDDSQFMYFDINTMKASPRTEWMRPSEITDYWKSQTAVMIREHNWVRNNVPTKSTDMHTHQLVYGCEWNDETGKTNGFRKLAIDGEVFLYLDLKRMAWISPMQHGFNIQQKCNNKTISLAYWKDYLENECIENLKKFLQLGESSLEKTVSPQVSLLQKNASSPVLCHVTDFYPSNVTITWMKNGQEHYEDVKAGKLLPNEDGTFQKTVALKTQPDEWRSNEFSCVVEHQSRTIRKTLTENEIRTNDKPSAPVGMTVAVVSVGTLLLITAIIGYLLYQRKRKTGFVPAKSSDSGSDSSSQTAAEA, encoded by the exons GAAAACACACTCTGCAATATTTATACACTTCCATTTCTGGAGACGATGGTGTATTTACTACAGTTGGTCTGGTGGATGACAGTCAGTTTATGTACTTTGACATCAACACGATGAAAGCTTCACCAAGAACAGAATGGATGAGACCGAGTGAAATCACAGATTACTGGAAAAGTCAGACAGCAGTAATGATTCGTGAACATAATTGGGTTAGAAACAATGTCCCGACAAAGTCAACAG ATATGCACACACACCAGCTAGTATATGGCTGTGAATGGAATGATGAGACTGGAAAAACAAATGGGTTCCGGAAGTTAGCAATTGATGGAGAGGTTTTCCTGTATCTGGATCTGAAGAGGATGGCATGGATATCCCCAATGCAGCACGGCTTCAACATTCAACAGAAGTGTAACAATAAAACCATTTCTCTTGCGTACTGGAAAGACTACCTTGAAAATGAGTGCATTGAGAATTTGAAGAAGTTCTTACAGCTTGGAGAGAGCAGCCTGGAGAAAACAG TCTCTCCTCAGGTGTCTCTTTTGCAAAAGAATGCCTCCTCTCCAGTCTTGTGTCATGTCACAGACTTTTATCCCAGTAATGTTACAATCACCTGGATGAAAAACGGACAAGAGCATTATGAGGATGTGAAGGCTGGTAAACTTCTTCCTAATGAGGATGGGACCTTCCAGAAGACCGTCGCCCTGAAGACTCAACCTGATGAGTGGAGGAGCAATGAGTTCAGCTGTGTGGTGGAGCACCAGAGCAGAACCATCAGAAAGACACTCACAGAGAACGAGATCAGGACAAACGATA AACCATCTGCTCCTGTTGGCATGACTGTTGCTGTTGTTTCTGTGGGGACTCTGTTGCTCATAACCGCAATCATCGGGTATTTGTTATATCAGAGGAAAAGGAAGACGG GATTTGTTCCTGCTAAAT CCTCTGACAGCGGCTCTGACAGCTCAAGTCAGACAGCAGCCGAGGCTTGA